In Rhineura floridana isolate rRhiFlo1 chromosome 1, rRhiFlo1.hap2, whole genome shotgun sequence, the following proteins share a genomic window:
- the RXFP3 gene encoding relaxin-3 receptor 1 — translation MEALCEYSYCSLAAGMKEAEPGASRGPFPGSLEERLLGNGTNESLQELLRSLISLERADGSGSLVLRVFISIIYSVVCALGLVGNLLVLYLMKSKQGWNKSSINLFVTCLAVTDFQFVLTLPFWAVENALDFTWLFGKAMCKVLSYVTAMSMYASVFFLTAMSVARYHSVASALKSKRQLGLGGDCTFAKWLCVLIWLVAILASLPTGIFSTTSTIYSEEEFCLVKIPDSQGKNTQFWLGLYHAQKVLLGFVLPLGTITLCYLLLVRFISDRHMGTSSCGPSTRRRSQVTKSVTIVVLSFFLCWLPNQALTTWGILIKLNVLHFSDAYFLSQVYLFPISICLAHSNSCLNPIFYCLMRREFRKALKKLLWRITSPSLTAMRPFTATTKPEQEEQALQTLVPIDPVVGPAGPAAPPGAIALPGIISYPPGVVVYTNCSDILPTSTLPELHC, via the coding sequence ATGGAGGCCCTCTGCGAATACAGCTACTGCTCGCTAGCAGCCGGCATGAAAGAAGCCGAGCCGGGAGCCTCGCGGGGTCCCTTCCCcggctccctggaggaaaggctcCTCGGCAACGGGACCAACGAGTCCCTGCAGGAGCTCCTGAGGAGCCTCATCAGCCTGGAGAGGGCGGACGGGAGCGGCTCCCTGGTCCTGCGGGTCTTCATCTCCATCATCTACTCGGTGGTCTGCGCCCTGGGTCTGGTAGGCAACCTGCTGGTGCTCTATCTGATGAAAAGCAAGCAAGGTTGGAACAAGTCCTCCATCAACCTCTTCGTGACCTGCCTGGCGGTGACTGACTTCCAGTTTGTGCTGACTTTGCCCTTCTGGGCGGTGGAGAATGCTCTGGATTTCACCTGGCTCTTTGGCAAGGCCATGTGCAAGGTCCTCTCCTACGTGACGGCCATGAGCATGTACGCCAGCGTCTTCTTCCTCACGGCCATGAGTGTTGCCCGCTATCACTCGGTGGCCTCTGCCCTGAAGAGCAAAAGGCAGCTGGGGCTTGGCGGGGACTGCACCTTCGCCAAGTGGCTGTGTGTCCTCATCTGGCTGGTGGCCATCCTTGCTTCTCTGCCCACCGGCATCTTCTCCACCACCTCCACTATCTACTCAGAGGAGGAATTCTGCCTGGTCAAGATCCCGGACAGCCAAGGGAAGAATACCCAGTTCTGGCTGGGACTGTACCATGCCCAGAAGGTGCTGCTGGGCTTTGTGTTGCCACTGGGCACCATCACCCTTTGCTACCTGTTGTTGGTGCGCTTCATCAGTGACAGACACATGGGCACCAGCTCCTGTGGGCCCAGCACTAGGCGCCGGTCCCAGGTGACCAAATCAGTGACAATTGTAGTGCTGTCCTTCTTCCTCTGCTGGCTTCCCAACCAGGCGCTGACCACCTGGGGCATCCTCATCAAGCTCAACGTGCTGCACTTCAGCGATGCCTACTTCCTCTCTCAGGTCTACCTTTTCCCCATCAGCATCTGCCTGGCGCACTCCAACAGCTGCCTCAATCCCATCTTCTACTGCCTCATGCGCAGGGAATTCCGCAAGGCTCTCAAGAAGTTGCTGTGGAGGATCACCTCGCCCTCGCTCACCGCCATGCGCCCCTTCACGGCCACCACCAAGCCAGAGCAGGAGGAGCAAGCACTGCAGACCCTGGTGCCCATTGACCCGGTGGTTGGTCCTGCTGGCCCTGCCGCTCCTCCTGGAGCAATAGCCCTGCCTGGCATCATCTCCTATCCCCCCGGGGTGGTGGTCTACACTAACTGCTCTGACATCTTGCCCACCAGCACCTTGCCTGAACTCCACTGTTAA